TCCTCAAGCTTCTCAAAATCCTTCAGCTCAAAGGATGCCAGACGGATATCCTCAAAATGGATATAATATACCGGTTTTTTCCCGGAAAGATACTGCCTTAAGAGTGTGGACTTGCCACATCTCCGGATGCCTGTGACAATCGTGGCAAAATTCTTCAGTGGTTCTATGGTGCAGCTCCTCTTAACCCCGGAATTTTGGTATAACTGCTGATGCTGCCGGAATTGTCCGTTTTGTCTTTTCTGTCCGTTCTGTATACTCTGTAGATTTTGTTTATACTGTATATTCTGTAAGAGAATAATTCCCTTTAACTTTGCCTTTTCCATCATGTTCAACAGTTTTGTATTTGATAGCGACATTGCCAATTGTGCATTTAAAATATAGGAATCTGTTCATTAGAAATATAGGAAACTGTGCAGTGAAAACAATTCTATAGCGATAGACATAGATATGCTTTAATGTCAAAAATATGATATTTAAGCTCTAAAATATTCATTAGATAACAAAAAGAAAAGATTTAATATTTAATAAATCCGACATTAAAATAAGGATAATATTTAATGCGCAATGGATTATTAAATCAAGGATTCAGCAGATAATAAATTTGGGGATATGTGGAATTTAAGTTAAATAATCAATCATTATGGCCAAGCCATATTGAATTATTACATTAATAAATATAATATTTTATAAACTAAAAAATAAAAAAACAGTAAGATTGATAAAATATCTCTTTCACATCAGCAATAGTCCCAATTAGAACTTTATTATCTATTCTTCGTTGAGTTTGAAATATTTTCAGATATACAAAATATTCCTGAAAATCCTTAGATATTGTCTTAAATAAATGGGGCATTGATTGTGGAATTTGCATATGACAATAAAGAACCTGGTAATCAAGTAAAAGTATATGCTAAAGAATTAAAAAAGATCAGAACTGAATCAAGCAGTGAGAAAAGTAAACAGTACACATGTCCTTATTGTGGGGAATATGTTAAATATTATCATGGAAAAATACAGGAAGCACATTTCAGACACATAAGAGGTTCTTTAATCGCGAAAACATGCGACAAATATGTATCCGGAAATGGAATTGGCACCTCTAAGGACAGATATCTGTTAGATCAAAAACTGTTAGGATTTCCATTATATATTCGTAAACTTGGAGAAAATTTCAGGTTATTTATTGGGCTTTCACCTGTACCAGAAAGCACAATAAATGATGATATAGAATCATCACAGGAAATAATAATTAAGGATCCTAATTATGTACAATTCGATCAAATATATCTCGAGGATCTGATAGTTGATGAAATAACATACAAACCTCTGGATTATCTTTACGAAACCTATCATATTGAATACCGCCACAATCCCAATCCGCTTACAAGTAAATACGGATGTTTTAAAGAAATTTATGGAATCGAACCGAAAGGCGCCCTCTTTTTTTGCAGCGATATGTTCTCAAGACGTATTGCATTTAACGGAAAAATTACAACAGATACATATTACTACTTAGTTATACCCTCAGCAGAAATATTATCCAATAAAAAATTTCTGAGTATTGAATCCTGTAACATATTAGCAGTTAAATCTGATTTGCCTGAAGAATGGTTTGTATATAAGATCAAATTTACTGAAATAACTAATGAATCTTCTGAATTTGCAAGAGACTTAAATCTGACTCTGGTTGAAAAACCACAAAAATTAACGCCACTGTGGCCTCCACATGTCCAATATGGTAACCAACATATTTACAAAAAAGACTGCCATGCCCATTATCTGTTAGAGTCCCAAAAATCAGTTGAGAAAGATAAATCTTCAAAAGAAATATTACAACATAAAATTTTAATAAAAATTATTACATTAAACGCACATTTGGACATTCTAAATGTAGAAGTTAATAAAAATGAAACAAAAATCCCCTTAGAAGAGGATAATACTCAATTTAATCCCGTTACTTCCTGCAAGCCTTCACTTAATATTCCTCCTTATTCTCCCCCAACAATAGCGATACAGTACGGTAAAAAAGAACTCCAGAATCACGAAGAATTACAAACCACAAAAAACTCCACAATATCCTGCAAATCCAATTATAAATGCAGTTTTTGCCATATCCGGAATAATTACCTAAAGACATTGATTACCAATAAATTAACGATACCTCAAATATCAGATATTAAGCCAGGCGATACATTCCTCGTCCTCCATGGCCTGGATATTATAAGCAGGATACACTTTCCTCAAAAAAACGAAAAACAATCCAATGAAATAAAAAAAAGTGATAATCAGATGTATCAAACTCTTATTCAGCTAAAAGGACAGCAGATAACGACTCCGATAATCCTAAAATATGCATTACAAGACCCCGATGAATATCCCAAAGTTAAATCATATATTCTAAACTCTCTTCGCATAGGTGAAATTCCAAAGCCAGCTTATGACTATATAATTAACAACATTAAAGGAGGAATCTTTAAATGAATAACGAAAATTACTCATTATGTCTAACTATAATCGAACAGAATAATTATTCTCAATTGCTTAGACTTGCAGATCCCATTGGAAAAGATGGACAAACACTATGGAAATTAGACGGGAAAAGCCATAAACTTGATCTTCCGAATATCAAAACAATCAGTATGGATCGGTATCAGGCAAAAAATAACGATTTAGCCATATGGAAATGGGAATTAAATCCAGAAGATCAAAAAAAGCAACTGTCAAACCGTACGAATGAAAAGTTTTACGAATTAATATTTTTAGATGATGAAAATATTGACAGCAAGGATGAAATAAAAACACGTAAACTTGAAGATCTTATCGATATCCTGATATCAGGATTTAAAATTCCTGAATTCATAACTGATAATTTACTATTAGTCTTTGATAAATCTAAAAGAGATGGATATATTTGTTTTGATCTTAAAAAATCAGACTACAGTATAGAAAATAATACAATGAAAATTAAGGAGGGTACAACTCTTGAAATTCATAAAATTCGAGAAGAACTCTGTATTGATACTGATAATTACATCAAAAATGCTACAATAAAAAATTACTATGCTCAAAGGAGGATAATTTACAGAGAGAGAAAACTTAAAAAACCTGATGGGCAGTTAAAAATAAAAAGTTTTATCTCTCTCTTCAAAAGTTACTTTGAGGAGATTACTGAAAAGATGAATTATGATGATGAACAAAGAAATATTATTAAAAAAACAATATCCAATGCCTTAGATAACAGAGAAGATATTGAAGCATTTTTTAAATTAACCGGTTCAGACAATGAAGAATTTATTTTTACCCATAATACAACAAGTAAATTTGAAGAAACTGCTCAGATTATTAAAAAATATGCATCCGATAAAGGGATGAAAAACTTTCTTGAAAGTGTAATTGAAAATACTCCGGAATTTAAAGAATATTATCTTGATATATTAAAAGAAGACTATCTGACTGACGAAAAAGAAAAAGCTGAGCAGGAGTTGAAAATTCTTGAAGAAAAGAAGACTGATCTTCAAAATATCTTTAATAAAAAAGAAAAAGATCTTAATAACGAGCTTAAATCTTTAGAATTAAAAAAAGCTGAAATTACCAATGAATATAGGAAAAAAGAAGAAAAAATCACTGAATACAACAACAAAATAAGCAATTTAGAAAATAGAAATGAACAACTCAACAAATATTGTGAAGAAAAAGTTGAGTCCATTAAAGAGAATACAGGTGCCCTATTAGGTGAAATTGCTGTACTAAAAGGCATCACTCAGAATTCTGCAACTCCAATTCAGGACTATAATCTAACTAAGAACTGTTCTAAATCATTTGAAGGAGACAATATATATTCCATAACCAATAAAGAAGATCTTATAGGTGGACTGGAAAAAAATCTTGACAGCATCTTAATTCCGGATGAATATAACTCAGGTGAATTAGCCAGATTTATTATTGGCTCTTACCTTTCTAAAACACCTGTTCTCCTAATAGGAAACACATCCCAGCTTCTGGCTGAAACTATATCCATAACATTCTGTGGCAGAACTTCTGAAATTATCTTTGTTCCTACAGGTTTTAGAAATTATGATGAGTTACTTAACTCCGTCAGGTCAAGTGAAAGTAATGTAGTATTTATTAAAAATGCAGTTGGATTCTGTGATGAATATATCTACCTCAATCTGATTAAGGATAATCCGGATAAATTTCTTCTTTTTTCAGCAGAATTCCAGGATACTATAAGGATACTTCCGGCAGGAATCCTGGGATACATGAGCCTCATTGACTGTGAAAAAATAATACTGCCTTTTAATTTGAATGAAATTTATGATGATCTAACCCCTGCAAAAATTGAAGAAATGAGCAATGCAGAGTATAATAAAAATCAATATATGAAACTCTACAAAGAAATATGTGAGCTTTCAGAAGAATCAGGGTTAAAAAACGGCTATAACCTTTTAAGGGCTAAAATTCTCTCAACACTTTTAGGTCCTGAAAAAGAGGAAAACAAATCTCTTATCAATATCCTTCTTCCTGAACTGGTTACATACAATCAGATTCAGGAAAACACAGATAATTACCTCGACTATTTACAAACCTTAGATAAAACAGAGTATTACAAAATAGCAGAAAAACTGTCCGGTGGGGAAAGATAAGATGAAAACGGGCATCCATTCAAAAATGGCTGAAGAAATGAAGATAATCCCCTTCCCAGAAGAAAACGAAGACAGATTTATAGCCCGTGTCATATATTCCGCCCTTTCAGAATGGATAAAAGCGTCAACATTTGACAGGAAAATTGATGACCAGGAAGGC
The sequence above is a segment of the Methanoplanus limicola DSM 2279 genome. Coding sequences within it:
- a CDS encoding coiled-coil domain-containing protein, with protein sequence MNNENYSLCLTIIEQNNYSQLLRLADPIGKDGQTLWKLDGKSHKLDLPNIKTISMDRYQAKNNDLAIWKWELNPEDQKKQLSNRTNEKFYELIFLDDENIDSKDEIKTRKLEDLIDILISGFKIPEFITDNLLLVFDKSKRDGYICFDLKKSDYSIENNTMKIKEGTTLEIHKIREELCIDTDNYIKNATIKNYYAQRRIIYRERKLKKPDGQLKIKSFISLFKSYFEEITEKMNYDDEQRNIIKKTISNALDNREDIEAFFKLTGSDNEEFIFTHNTTSKFEETAQIIKKYASDKGMKNFLESVIENTPEFKEYYLDILKEDYLTDEKEKAEQELKILEEKKTDLQNIFNKKEKDLNNELKSLELKKAEITNEYRKKEEKITEYNNKISNLENRNEQLNKYCEEKVESIKENTGALLGEIAVLKGITQNSATPIQDYNLTKNCSKSFEGDNIYSITNKEDLIGGLEKNLDSILIPDEYNSGELARFIIGSYLSKTPVLLIGNTSQLLAETISITFCGRTSEIIFVPTGFRNYDELLNSVRSSESNVVFIKNAVGFCDEYIYLNLIKDNPDKFLLFSAEFQDTIRILPAGILGYMSLIDCEKIILPFNLNEIYDDLTPAKIEEMSNAEYNKNQYMKLYKEICELSEESGLKNGYNLLRAKILSTLLGPEKEENKSLINILLPELVTYNQIQENTDNYLDYLQTLDKTEYYKIAEKLSGGER
- a CDS encoding competence protein CoiA family protein — translated: MEFAYDNKEPGNQVKVYAKELKKIRTESSSEKSKQYTCPYCGEYVKYYHGKIQEAHFRHIRGSLIAKTCDKYVSGNGIGTSKDRYLLDQKLLGFPLYIRKLGENFRLFIGLSPVPESTINDDIESSQEIIIKDPNYVQFDQIYLEDLIVDEITYKPLDYLYETYHIEYRHNPNPLTSKYGCFKEIYGIEPKGALFFCSDMFSRRIAFNGKITTDTYYYLVIPSAEILSNKKFLSIESCNILAVKSDLPEEWFVYKIKFTEITNESSEFARDLNLTLVEKPQKLTPLWPPHVQYGNQHIYKKDCHAHYLLESQKSVEKDKSSKEILQHKILIKIITLNAHLDILNVEVNKNETKIPLEEDNTQFNPVTSCKPSLNIPPYSPPTIAIQYGKKELQNHEELQTTKNSTISCKSNYKCSFCHIRNNYLKTLITNKLTIPQISDIKPGDTFLVLHGLDIISRIHFPQKNEKQSNEIKKSDNQMYQTLIQLKGQQITTPIILKYALQDPDEYPKVKSYILNSLRIGEIPKPAYDYIINNIKGGIFK